In Aspergillus flavus chromosome 3, complete sequence, one genomic interval encodes:
- a CDS encoding uncharacterized protein (domain of unknown function-domain containing protein) encodes MATNNANLQPFRAIRAQSTQSTITVYQAFSPEIAEPALRAQKFVPPFSRTRMTWIKPSFLWMAYRCGWATKPKQERVLAIEITREGFEWALRRSCLSHVPGSRDQDQEKWRQRLRESPVRVQWDPERDLWHRPLGYRSIQIGLSGEAVERYVDEWIVSITDVTGLMGDVKRALDKADVEGAEGLLPVESVYPLSEELRDILHAT; translated from the coding sequence ATGGCTACGAATAACGCAAACCTCCAACCCTTCCGAGCGATCCGAGCACAATCCACCCAATCCACGATCACAGTATACCAAGCCTTCTCCCCCGAAATCGCCGAACCCGCGCTGAGAGCCCAGAAATTTGTCCCCCCATTCTCCCGCACGCGCATGACCTGGATCAAGCCCTCATTCCTCTGGATGGCCTACCGCTGCGGCTGGGCCACCAAACCGAAGCAAGAACGTGTTTTGGCGATCGAGATAACCCGCGAGGGCTTCGAATGGGCCCTGAGAAGATCCTGCCTCAGTCATGTCCCCGGTAGCCGGgaccaagaccaagagaaATGGCGTCAGCGTCTCCGCGAGAGTCCTGTCCGTGTACAGTGGGATCCGGAGCGAGACCTGTGGCATCGGCCACTGGGGTATCGGTCTATTCAGATTGGGCTCAGTGGGGAGGCTGTTGAGCGATATGTCGATGAGTGGATCGTTTCGATCACAGACGTGACGGGTCTTATGGGGGATGTCAAGAGGGCACTGGATAAGGCGGATGTCGAAGGGGCGGAAGGCCTTCTTCCGGTTGAATCTGTGTATCCTCTGTCGGAGGAGCTGCGGGACATATTGCATGCGACATAG
- a CDS encoding pfkB family kinase produces the protein MNIHDISFTSLGLVVLDEIRLPHKNPLTDILGGSGAYATLGARLFLPHPRSHSLGWMIHVGNDFPKPIEDRLQSWDVTLVIERESDEPSTRGLLEYKDTTFGPKEFKYTTPILAIQDSSLKNTPLLKSRTYHYLETPQHIMSRVSSLIALRQNAGESERPFIIWEPAPFSCTADNLQSCLDAACMVDVFSPNHLELAALFGQSRPVVADIHKIESQALRFLDSGVGPNGKGTVIVRAGEHGCFIIAGDISPIWLPPFYRYGPGDKPDAKVVDPTGAGNTFLGAFAAGYLQTGSIVEAACYGSVGASFALEQVGMPERSNDGEEELWNGTNVFSRLHEYRKTIGLPDIHR, from the exons ATGAACATACATGACATCTCCTTCACAAGCCTTGGCTTAGTGGTACTCGACGAGATCCGCCTTCCCCATAAGAACCCACTAACTGATATCCTTGGTGGTTCTGGCGCTTACG CTACGCTCGGTGCCCGGCtgtttcttcctcatccacgAAGCCATTCCTTAGGCTGGATGATTCATGTTGGAAATGACTTTCCGAAACCCATCGAAGACCGATTGCAAAGCTGGGATGTGACATTGGTCATAGAAAGAGAATCCGACGAACCTTCAACTAGAGGTCTACTTGAATACAAAGATACTACATTTGGAC CCAAGGAATTCAAATACACAACGCCCATCCTCGCAATTCAGGATAGCAGTCTGAAGAACACACCACTCCTGAAATCCCGGACATATCATTATCTTGAAACTCCTCAACATATTATGTCCCGTGTCTCCAGCCTTATTGCACTTAGGCAGAACGCAGGCGAGTCAGAACGCCCCTTCATTATTTGGGAACCTGCCCCATTCTCGTGTACGGCGGATAATTTGCAAAGTTGTCTAGACGCCGCATGTATGGTTGATGTGTTCTCTCCAAATCACCTAGAACTGGCCGCGCTATTTGGGCAATCGCGGCCAGTCGTTGCAGACATTCATAAGATTGAATCTCAGGCACTGCGGTTCTTGGACAGCGGCGTGGGGCCGAACGGAAAGGGTACGGTGATTGTCCGAGCAGGTGAGCATGGTTGTTTCATCATAGctggcgatatctctccTATCTGGCTACCACCGTTCTATCGATATGGACCAGGAGATAAACCAGACGCTAAGGTAGTCGATCCCACTGGCGCTGGTAATACATTCCTTGGGGCATTTGCTGCGGGGTATCTCCAGACGGGCAGTATTGTTGAGGCAGCTTGTTATGGCTCCGTTGGAGCTTCCTTTGCGTTGGAGCAAGTGGGAATGCCGGAGAGGAGCAacgatggagaggaggaactGTGGAACGGGACCAACGTGTTCTCGAGATTGCATGAGTATCGGAAAACTATTGGGCTGCCTGATATCCATCGTTAA